A stretch of the Janthinobacterium sp. B9-8 genome encodes the following:
- the fahA gene encoding fumarylacetoacetase yields MTSTTYRLSWVTSANDHRDFPLQNLPFGIFSPEGLPPRGGVAIGDFIFDLQTAVENSLFTGEALSAAQAASGKSLNAFFALPSSARLALRERLLELLDADYTQLKSLQAQGETLLRPASVCKMHLPAKIGDYTDFYTGIHHAVNVGKLFRPDNPLLPNYKYVPIGYHGRSSTIYPSGFAVRRPMGQTLKPGQEVPALTPSARLDYELELGIWVAGSNPQGEAISIAHAHEHIAGFCLLNDWSARDLQAWEYQPLGPFLAKNFATTVSPWVVTAEALAPYRTAQPARPEGDPQPLPYLYDAADQANGAFDIELEVLLHTAAQKTQGLPPHRLGLSNTLNMYWTVAQLITHHTVNGCSLRSGDLLGTGTLSGPSADALGSLLELSNGGKQAIKLDSGEERCFLADGDEIIMRARCKKDGHPSIGFGECRGVILAAK; encoded by the coding sequence ATGACTTCCACTACATATCGCCTCAGCTGGGTTACTTCTGCTAATGATCACCGTGATTTCCCGCTGCAAAACCTGCCTTTCGGGATTTTTAGCCCGGAAGGCTTGCCGCCGCGCGGTGGGGTAGCGATTGGTGATTTTATTTTTGATTTGCAAACCGCAGTCGAAAACAGCTTATTTACCGGCGAAGCTCTGAGTGCTGCGCAAGCGGCCAGTGGCAAATCGCTGAATGCTTTTTTTGCCCTGCCAAGTAGCGCAAGGCTGGCGCTGCGTGAGCGCCTATTAGAGCTGCTCGATGCCGATTACACCCAACTTAAAAGCCTGCAAGCACAAGGCGAAACCCTGCTGCGCCCAGCCAGCGTTTGCAAAATGCACTTGCCTGCAAAAATCGGCGATTACACCGATTTCTATACCGGCATTCATCACGCAGTAAACGTCGGTAAATTATTCCGCCCAGATAATCCACTCCTACCTAATTACAAATACGTGCCGATTGGCTACCACGGCCGCTCCTCGACAATTTACCCAAGCGGCTTTGCCGTGCGCCGCCCAATGGGCCAAACGCTCAAACCCGGCCAGGAAGTGCCCGCGCTCACTCCATCGGCCCGTTTAGATTACGAGCTGGAGCTAGGCATCTGGGTAGCAGGCAGCAATCCGCAAGGCGAGGCGATTAGCATTGCCCATGCCCACGAACATATCGCAGGATTTTGCTTACTCAACGATTGGTCGGCACGCGATTTACAAGCTTGGGAATACCAGCCGCTCGGACCATTTCTGGCGAAAAACTTTGCCACCACCGTATCGCCTTGGGTAGTGACAGCCGAAGCGCTTGCGCCTTATCGCACCGCTCAACCTGCTCGCCCTGAGGGAGACCCACAGCCGCTGCCTTATCTTTATGATGCAGCCGATCAGGCCAATGGCGCTTTTGATATCGAGCTGGAAGTGCTGCTGCACACCGCAGCACAAAAAACCCAAGGCCTGCCGCCACACCGTCTGGGCTTGTCCAACACGCTGAATATGTACTGGACCGTGGCACAGCTGATTACCCATCACACCGTCAATGGCTGCAGCTTGCGCTCTGGCGATTTGCTCGGCACCGGCACCTTATCCGGTCCAAGCGCTGATGCACTCGGCAGCCTGCTGGAGCTGAGCAATGGCGGCAAACAAGCGATCAAGCTGGATTCCGGTGAAGAGCGCTGTTTTCTGGCCGACGGCGACGAAATCATTATGCGAGCCCGTTGCAAAAAAGACGGCCACCCAAGCATCGGCTTCGGCGAATGCCGTGGCGTGATTTTAGCTGCGAAATAA